The sequence TGGACGTCCCGAGCGAGGTAGACGACGCCCATGCCGCCCTCGCCGAGCACCCGCTCGACCACGTACTTCTGATCGACGAGCGTCCCCGCCGGCAGGTGGCCGCCCGGCGCGCGCCGCGGCAGCGATCCCGCCATCGGCGCCGAGACGACATGCGGCGCGCGGACGTCCGCCGCCGGCCCGTTTGCGCTGCCGGCCGCGAGGCTGGCCCGGTGCGCCGGATCCTCGGGCAGCAGCGCGCCCAGCAGCGGCTGCCCAGGGACGGTCGTCCGCGGGCCGGGCGCAGGAGGCGCGGAGATCGCCGCGCCGACGCCCGCCTCCTTCGCGGCCAGCGACGCGCCACACGCGACACAGAACCGGGCGGAGCCCGGGTTCTCCGCGTTGCATACGAGGCACCTGGCCATGGCGCGATCAGCTCGATCCGCGGCGCGCCCGGCGAGCAGCGCGCCGTGGACGCTACGTCAGGTCCAGTGGCCCGCGCGGAGGGCCGCGGAGTCGATGGTCTTGATCTTGGGCGCGAGCGCCTCGCGGAAGATGGCCTCGTCGTCGTCGTCGAGGCCGCTCTCTCCGAAGCCGGACGCGACCTCCATCGAGGTAGCGAGGATGCGCAGGAACTGCTGGAAGCTCGACGCACAGAGCTCCGGCTTGAGCGACTCGGTGCCCGTCATACAGGTGAACACGGGGCAGTCCCCCTCGGCGTCGAGCTTCGAGATGTCGAGGAAATAGGGATCTCCCAGCAGGGCACTGCGAGCGATGAGGATCCAGCTCTTGCGCCAGCCCGGGAGGGA comes from Sorangium aterium and encodes:
- a CDS encoding SMI1/KNR4 family protein is translated as MEELRKTLRVPARYRAFLQEADPLDVETVTPVERVRLIPSEKLAAEQQANGGDSSLPGWRKSWILIARSALLGDPYFLDISKLDAEGDCPVFTCMTGTESLKPELCASSFQQFLRILATSMEVASGFGESGLDDDDEAIFREALAPKIKTIDSAALRAGHWT